Part of the Paenibacillus sp. JNUCC32 genome is shown below.
CCGAAGACGAGGTGAAGAAGCTTTACCATATCATTGAAGAGGCTGGAAGCGCCAAGAAACTGGACGAAGTTATGAGCGTATTCCATCCCGAATCTCCCGTTCTTGCGGAGGTTAAGCAAAACTATCAGGATCAATTCAAGAACGACAAACATGTATCCGCGGACGTATGGGATGTAGCGGTAGCCGGAACGTCGATCCACGCCTACACCAGTGTGAGCCTAGACCGCATCGGCGGGCCGTTTGCATGGGATGTTACGCTCCATTACGAGAATCTCCTGAAGAAGGATGCGTCGGGCGCATGGAAAATCTATGATTTGAACCTGTACGAGACAGAATATTTCCTCGGAGACAAACTGCTTGAAGCTCGTCCCGTAGTGCCGGAAGCGGAGCAGAAAGCCATCGTGGAGTCTATCGACATTCAGTACAAGGGCTTCAATGAGGAGAATGGCCCGCTGCTCATGTCCGTCATTCACCCGGACTCGGTCTTCCACGAGATGTTCCAAACCAGCATTGAGGAAGGCATCTTCGATGAGGTGAATTTCAACCTCAAATCGGAGGAGCTCCGGACGGTCTTCTTCCAAGGAGAAGACGCCGTCGTTTATGCCGAAGAAAGCGATGATGCGGACGGCGAAACGATCTATTCGACGTCGCTCTATTGGCTCAAGAGAACCGAAGGCAAATGGCTGATCTATGACGTGCTGGAGCTTGAATAGATTGTGGATATCATGAAAAGCTTACGTAATAACCGTGAATTCCCAGCAAGGGAAATTCGCGGTTTCTTTTTTTGCATCTTCTTTAATGAAATCCTCCTCCGTCTAGGTCTACTTCGCCCCAGGTGACATATATCATAATAGTAATCCATAAAGGAGGGGTTTTATGGGGATTAAATTAATCAAAATCGCTGCTGTTTACTTCGTGCTCGGGGTGCTGCTCGGCATGTACATGTCGATCACCCACAGCTACGATTACGCCTCGGTTCACGCACACGTCAATCTTCTGGGCTGGGCGTCCCTGGCTCTTGCAGGCGTTATTTATGTTCTGTTCCCGGCTGCCGGGGAGTCCACTGCCGGCAAAGTGCATTTCTGGCTGCACAATATCGGTCTGCCCGTCATGATGATCGGTCTTGCCCTGCTGATGAGCGGCATCGAATCGGTAGAGCCGGTCATTGCCGTGGGAGGCGTTCTGGTAACGCTGGGCGTTCTCGCTTTCCTCTATAATGTGTTCACCCATGTGAAGAGCTCGCAGAGTAGAAGGAAACGCTGACTTTTTTCCTTGAAAAATCGCCTATTGAGGGCGATTCTTTTTCATGTTTCAAACTGCTCCTTAAGGGAAAGATGGGTCACAGTTACCGACTATTGGGTAAAAGTAGATACCTTTCTCTTTGAAGGAGGCAACATAGACATGGAAACGAACACGGCAATTCAAGTCCAATTCCACTGCCGCCAGTGTCAAACGGAAATCGGGGTTACGTTCACATCCGAACAGTTCACCACGGTTCACTGCCCGGAGTGCGATTACAGCTATTCACTCATGCGACCGACCATCGGGGAAGAGATATTGCTTGATTGGGAGAAAGAAGCCGTATTCCAAAAAGTCCGCGCAGACCAAACCGAGCATGACAAAATGGAGCTGATGCTCCTCGTCATTAAGGTTGTCGAGCTGCTGACCTGGCGGGATGAAGGCAACGGCCATATCCGTGCCATCGAAACGCTTCGCCAATGGCTGATCCTCAACGGCGTGCCCAAAGCTCTGATCGAGCTGCTGGATGCTAAAGGACCGGCAGGAAGCTCCCCTACCGAGCGCAGGGAATAGCGGCATCGACCCATGATCCAGGATTTAAATAAATGAGAAAAAAGGAACCGTCCTCCGGCCTTCATGGTCGGGGGCGGTTCCTTTTTCCACCGGGATCGGCATTTATGCCATCCGCAATCCGTACTCTTGGTGGTGCAGAAGATCGAGAGATGACACGGAACCCAGCGATCTGAGAATATGGTACTTAAAACTTATGGGTAAAGTAACCTTGGCATTCGGCGCATTGGTCATTCTGATGAGCTTTCAGCATCTCTAATCTCATCGAATCGGCACCTCGAATGCCTGCTCCATAACGCCAGGGTAGCTGCTTAACGTAAACGTGAGCGGCTGCGGGTAATCCCCGGGTTTAAGGTGGATATACTGCGTGATGAGGCTTTTCCCGGTATCCGAAGAGGATCGGGACGAGGAACTGAGTCCACCTGCGTCCTCGTTAATTGTATGCTTGTTCCCTTCCCCGTCCACGAACTCCGGCTCAATCGATACGCTGCCCATATGCCGGTCAGCCCGCTCCTCGTATTCCAATGTCAGCGTATGCCCCGTGTACGCTCCGAACCGAAGATCGCCGTCCGGTGCACGAAGAATCTCCTTCTTATCCGTATCGACTACAAGTTTCATCTCGGAGGGGTCCACCGCTTGGAATCCGCTCGCTTTCAGCGTGATTGATTCCGGATTCTCCAATATATTGCTGTCGAAGAAGTATGTCATGTCCCCTCCTCCCGCACCAGGCAAAAATGCGGAATCGCTGTTCAATCGGATCTGCTCGCCGTTCACCGCGGTTTCCAAATACACGTCCCATAAACCGGATACCTTCATCGTATTGGTCGAAGGGATGTTCGCTTTCAAGACGATGCCGGCAGGGGATAACACGGCTTCCTTCAAATAGAACCTTTGACTCTCAATCTGCAGCATTTTGTTGAGCGGAATCGTGCGGGTAAACTTTTGGACGGTCTCCATATCAACGGATACGTCGATATCGAGAACCTGCTCGCCCTCTGCCGAGGATTGATGCACCGTATTCGTTGTATAAGGGGCGATGCTAAAAGATAACGTCATTTCTTCGGGCACGAATTGGTTCTCGCCCATATGAATATCCGATCGGGAACGGAATGTTTGGCCGGGCTTAATCTGGGTTCCACCCGACGACCCGATGCTATATGGCAGCGACTGGCTGGAGCCCTTACGCTTCATCTCGACCCGCTTTAGGTCCGCATGATACTCCGCATCGTTTTGGATCGTATAAAACACCTCCATCTGCTGGGAGCCGACAAGTATCCCGTTCAGCGTTATCGTATAATCCCCCCGGGTCACCGATTGATTCACCGGCTGGATCATGCCGTGTTGGTTAGCCGTATTCAGCGTAATATCTTCTCCGAGATCAAACCCGGTCAATGGCGGGTACGGCCCTTGCGCCGCCATTTGCTCCTTCGGCTCCACGATGCCTCCATCTCCGCCCCATACCACGAACAGCAGTGCGGCAGCTACAGTGGCGATCACGGAAGAAAAGGCAGCCATTCGCTTCCGGCTCCGCTGCATGCCCCGTCCTCTCCGCATTCCGCTTCGAACAGCCGCTTCCAATGCTTCATCGGACACAACCGCCGTGTAGATCTCCGCATCCCTATTCATCTCGTTCAGCATCCGCTCTTCCTTCTCATACATGGAATACGGCACCTCCTGGCTCGATTTTTTGCCGAAGCAGCTTTAATCCTTGATGCAGCCGGGTTTTGACCGTTCCCTCCGGTACATCGAGAATATGCGCGATATCGCTGATCGTCATGTCCTGGTAATATTTCAAGATCAGCACATGGCGATATTTGGGCTTCATGCGGCTCAGCGCGCGCTCCAGATCCAGCTTGCTGTCGCTGACCATCTCCGCAGCCGTCTCCCGGCTGCGCACTTCTTCTACGGGAAGCATGCGCTTTTTCCGTTTCTGTTCATCCACGCAGCAGTTAATCAATATCCGAATGAGCCAAGGGACGAACGCCTCCGGATGCTTCAGCTTCCGGCATTTCATCCACGCCCGGCATACCGTCTCCTGCAATGCCTCCAAAGCGTCGCTCTCGTTATGCAGATAACTGTACGCAATTCCGTATAGGCGCCTCCGATACTCGGTGACGAGTGCATAGAACGCTTCCTCGTCTCCCCTGCATGCCGCAGCCGCCAGCTCTTTAGTTTCCAACATCCGATATACCTTCCCCTCGTTCGACCTGCCTCGCTGTTTACTTCACTCTATATAAAGACTGCTAAGCCAATCAAACGGTTTTTTTATTTTTATGCACAAAAAAAGCCCGCCCGGGCAAGGCAGACTTGTATGTCAGTCCCAATTAACTTCGTCTTCTGCGTCCTTTAAAGAAATAATGGTATCCCAGATAACCGATGCCGCATAACAGCAGCATCAGAGCGGAGATCCAGATGACAGGAAGCAGGTATGGCGTGTGCTGGCTGGCTACGTATAACAGAACTGCGGAGAAGGCATACATGACCATCAGAAGTACGATGCGTTTGAACATATCCATATCGTCCGCCCCTCATCCTTCATCTAAACAACCTACATTTTTTTCCGTATATCTATCTTTATGGTAACGCAAACCGACGAAAATTGCACTCAAAATTTGGTAAATATATAAAAATTTTAGTGGTTCAAAGGCTCTATTCATGAAAATGTTAAAATCAGGCTTGCTAAAACTAATATCATTAGTTATTATACTAATAACATTAGTTTTAAGCGAAAGGGGTTCGGCTTTATGTTAAAAACGACGATTGAACAGGTGACTCAAATTTCTTTTCTTCCTCGCCTTTTTCCGATCAATGTTTACCTAGTAGAAGAAAGCGATGGGGTTACCCTCATCGATGCGGGGATGTCATTTTCCCAAAAGGGAATCCTGCAGGCTGCGGCCGATATCGGAAAACCCATTAAACGGATCGTGTTGACCCATGCCCACGGCGACCATGTCGGTGCGCTCGACGGATTAAAGAAGGAGCTTCCGAATGCCTCGGTCTGCATCTCGCGGCGCGATGCGCTGCTGTTGAAAGGAAATGCCGAGCTTCAGCCCGGAGAGCCGCAAACGCCGATACGCGGGGATATCCCGAAGAACATTAGCACCGTTCCGGACGTTCTTCTGGAGGACGGGGACTCCATTGGTTCCCTCAAAGCCATCGCGACTCCAGGCCACACGCCGGGGCATATGGCGTTTCTCGATGAGCGCAGCGGCATCCTGATCGCCGGCGATGCTTGGCAGACGCGTGGCGGATTGGCCGTATCGGGCGTCATGAAACCATGGTTTCCGTTCCCTGCCATGGCCACCTGGAGCAAGGAGCAGGCCTTGGAAAGCGCCGGAGTGCTTACCGCGCTCAAGCCCGCCGTTCTGGCTGTCGGCCATGGACGGATGCTGAGAAATCCGGCGGGTGCCATGCAGCAGGCCGTTGCGGAAGCCGAATCATCGTTCAGGAGGAATGCACGATGAGTCCAAGACCCGGCATCGATCGGCTTCAACTGCTTCAAACCGCTGCCGAATTAGCGGATCGGGAGGGACTTCACGCGGTGACCCTGGCTGCGCTTGCAGCCAAGCTGGGCGTTCGCTCCCCTTCCCTGTATAACCACGTAGACGGGCTTTCCGGTCTGCATGCAGCCCTGATGCGGCATGGTCTCCAGACGCTCCATGACCAACTGCTGAAGGCTGTCGCCGGCCGGTCGGGCGAAGATGCCCTGCGCCTTGTATGCCTTACTTATGTCAACTTTGCTCGAACACACCCCGGATTGTACGAAGCCGCATTGCAGCCTGTCCGTCCCGAAGAACAGGAGACGCAGCGAGTAGGGAATCAGATTGTCGAGCTGCTGCTTCAAATCCTGGCCCCTTACCAGCTCAGCGAGGCGGAAGCGTTGCATGCCGTACGGACCCTTCGCAGTCTATGCCACGGTTTCTCTTCCCTGGAACGCGCGGGCCAATTCGCCATGGATCTGAGTGTTGACGACAGCCTGGATTTCATGATCCGGAGTTTCGTCACCGGGCTACATCTTCAAGACGGACGGCGCTAGAAGGGCCGTACCTCCTGCGCCTGCCTGATTTTGCCTGGCATCAGAATGTGCTATAATCATAAGGCAGCACATTGTGATGTCATTTTATTTATGGAAAGAGGTCTGAATTGTGGTTAATTTCGATTCCCCAATTCTTCAGATAGGCTCTACGATCGCGATGCTGGTTATGGCGCTGGCCGTTATTTTCATTCGAATGAAGGCGAGCAACCGCCCCGTAACCGTCAAGAAGATTATCATCCCTCCCGTAGCGATGAGCACCGGATTCCTGATGTTCGTTGAGCCGCAGGTACGCATCCCTTTATGGTGGGCGGGAATCGCCTTTTTGGTAGGCTGGTTCATCTTCTCGTACCCACTGATCCGCAGCACCAAATTCGAGAAGGTCGACGGCCAGATCTTCATGCAGAGATCGAAAAGCTTCGTGTACATTCTGCTTGGCCTGCTGGCTGTCAGGCTCCTGCTCCATGGATATATTGAACAGCATATTTCCATCCCGCAGACCGCGGCGCTGTTCTTCATGCTGGCTTACGGCATGATTGTCCATTGGCGCATTTCGATGTACCGCCAGTATCAGCAGTTCATGACGCCGGAGGCGGCGATATAAGCGGTCACGTTCCATCGTAACCAGTCATGAAACTTAGTTAAACGCAAAAAGAAGAGTGCCGAAAATCACGCCATCCGGGAGGCAATTGCCCTTCCAGCCGCAAAGCTCCCTCCGAGGAGACTTGCGAAGTCGTGAAATCGACACTCTTTTATTTTTTGTATGTCAAAGGATCAGCTTTGTTCTTCGCTTACCTTCACCAGCTGTTTCCCGAGATTTTCTCCGGAGAACAGCCCCAGAAACGCCTCAATCGTCTTGTCGAAGCCGTCGACGATATTCTCGGTGTACTGAATCTTGCCATCCCTTAGCCATTCGGCCAGCTCCTGCAGCGCCTCATTGTACCTGCTGGCGTAATCGCCGACCAGAAAGCCCTTCATCAGAGCCGTATTGGTCAGCAGCAGGCTCTGGATTCTTGGGCCCGTATCCGGCTTCTCCAGGTTATAGAGCGCGATTTGGCCGCAAATCGGGATCCGCGCATTTTTGTTGATCAGGCGCAGAACCGCATCCGACACCTCGCCGCCGACATTGTCAAAATAGACGTCAACCCCGCCCGGACAAGCTTCCGCCAAAGCCGAAGCCACATCTTCGGTCCGGTAATTGATCGCAACGTCAAAGCCGAGCTTCCCGGTCAGGTATCCGGTCTTTTCGTCAGAACCGGCAATACCGACCACCCGGGCTCCCTTGATCTTGGCAATCTGCCCGACAATCATGCCAACGGCGCCAGCGGCGCCCGATACAACCACCGTCTCCCCTTCCTTCGGCTGACCGATATCCAGGAGTCCGAAATAAGCCGTCAAACCGGTCATCCCCAACACGCCCAGCGCGGTCGAGACGGGTGCCAGATCCGGGTTGACCTTGCGCAGCGTCCCGGTGCGTACGGCGGCAAAGCGCTGCCAGCCCCAGGTGCCTGCAACAAAATCGCCCTCCCGATAGGTCGGATCCGTCGATTCCATGACCTGCCCTACTGCGCCTCCGGCGATAACCTGCCCTACCTCATATGGCTTGGCATAACTCTTGGCATCGCTCATTCTGCCCCTCATATACGGGTCTACCGATAAATACACGGTCCGTACAAGGACTTCTCCGGCTTGAGGTACGGGCAAAGGCTGCTCCTCAAACGTAAAATCCGACTCCTCCGGCATGCCTTGCGGCCGCTTGGCTAGTAAAATTCGTTCATTCACGGACATCTGAGTACCCTCCTTTTAGTAAAGCCGTCATCTTATCTTTACCCATTTTGTCCGTTTACCAATTTCCTAGCCTTTGCCGAAGCCCGTCCTTCATCCCCTACCTGCTCTTTACGAGCAAATTAACGGCATCCTGCACAAGCTTCTCCGTATCCTCGCCGTTCGCTTCGGCCTTGCGCACGCAGTCCACCAGATTGGAGCTTACGACAACGCCAATGGTCCGGTCGATTGCCGTACGCGAAGCGGATAATTGCGTGATGACCTCCCTGCAGTCCTTGTTTTCCTCCATCATCTTCAAAATGCCGCGAAGCTGTCCTTCAATCCGCTTGATCCGGTTTTTCATCTGATCGTCGTATTGCATATATGTTGTCCTCCTCATTGCGTATCTGCTTGTCAGGCTTGCCCTTATCCCTTTATTATACAACAAACGCCGGCTCTTTCCTCTTGACTGCCCCTCCCGGCAAGATCTCGCTAAAGAACCTGGTCGTTCCGGCTTCGATGCAGCACGGAGATCTGCCGCTTGTACTTAGGGCTTGAATACGCTCAGAACGCGTGGTATATTTTTAATCAGCTAATGAATTCATAAGCAACCCGATTCAAACCTCATAATTTAAAGGCAATGTTATCTTACAAAGGTACAACCTCGGCTATTCATAGTCCTGGCTGTGCCTTTTTTTATTTTACTATTTAAGGAGGAATTATCGATGTTTCTGGAAGCCATCTATCACCGCCCGCGCAAAAACTGGTCCTACGCTTATAACGGCACGACCATCCATCTCAGAATCCGCACCAAAAAGGACGACCTTACCGAAGTGTATGCCCTTGCAGGCGACAAGTACCTGTGGGATCAAACGATGGAATACATTCCGATGACCAAGCTGTCCTCGGATGAGATGTTTGACTATTGGGAGTGTGAAGCAACTCCTCCATACCGCCGCTTGAAATACGGCTTCCTGCTGCAGCAGGGCGACGAGAAGCGCTGGATGACCGAATATGATTTCCTGACGGAGCCGCCGGCCAATCCGGACCGCCTGTTCGAGTACCCGTTCATCAATCCGGATGACGTTTTTCATCCGCCGGCATGGGTCAAAGACGCGATTTTCTATCAAATCTTCCCGGAACGCTTCGCGAACGGGGACACGAGCAATGACCCGGAAGGCGCCTTGCCTTGGGGCAGTGCCGAACCGACGCCGAAGAACTTCTTCGGCGGTGACCTTCAAGGGGTTATCGACCATCTCGACCATTTAAGCGAGCTCGGCGTCAATGCGATTTATTTCACGCCGCTGTTCACGGCAACGACAAACCATAAATACGATACCGAAGACTATATGGAAATCGATCCGCAGTTCGGCGACAAGGACACGCTGAAGAAACTCGTTGATCTGTGCCACGCGCGCGGAATCCGCGTTCTGCTGGATGCGGTCTTCAATCATTCCGGCAGAACGTTTGCCCCGTTCGTCGACGTGCAGAAGAACGGTTTGAACTCCAAATACAAGGATTGGTTCTACGTTCGCTCCCTGCCGCTGGAAGTGGTGGATGGCATTCCGACCTACGATACGTTTGCGTTCGAGCCGCTGATGCCGAAGCTGAATACGGAGAATCCGGAAGTCCGGGCTTATCTGCTCAAGGCTGCGGAGTACTGGATCAAGGAAACGGGCATCGACGGCTGGCGCCTGGATGTAGCCAACGAGGTGGGACACAGCTTCTGGCGCGAATTCCGCCAAGTCGTAAAAAAAGCCAACCCGGATGCTTACATCCTTGGCGAAGTGTGGCATGAATCCTCCATCTGGCTGGAAGGCGACCAGTTCGACGCCGTCATGAACTACCCGTTCACGAATGCCGTACTGGATTTCTTCATCAACCGTACCGCCGATGCCGAGAAGTTCTCGTTCATGCTCGGCAAGCAGCTTGCCGGCTATCCAAGACAGGCCAGCGAAGTGATGTTCAACCTGCTGGACAGCCATGACACCGCAAGACTGTTAACGCAGGCGAACGGCGACAAACGCCTGATGAAGCTGGCCGCCATGTTCCAGTTCACGTACTTCGGCACGCCTTGCATCTATTACGGCGACGAAATCGGCATGGACGGCGGGCACGATCCGGGCTGCCGCAAATGCATGGAGTGGGACGAGTCGAAACACGACAAAGACCTCTTCCATTTCTACCAAACGCTCATTAAGCTCCGCAAAGAGCATTCCGCTCTCCGCACGGGAACCTTCAAATTTTTGAAGGCCGAGAAGAACGGGGGCAAAATCGCTTACCTGCGCGAGGACGACAATGAAACGATCCTCATTGCCGTCAACAACGACAAGGCGGGCAACACGATGACCCTCCCTGTGCTGGACCGCCAGTGGACGAACCTGTGGAACGGCGAAGGCCTCAGCGCGAAGCAAGGCCAGCTGACCGTGAAGCTGCCTGCTTACGGCTTTACGATCTTGAAAGCCGGGCAATAAACACGAAACTCCCTTTGAATGCCATCGAGCCCGAGTATGCGGGCCGGCAGTCGAAGGGAGTCTTTTTTATCCGAGCAAAAACTGATCCGCCAAAGTAAACAGCAGAATCGTCAGACTAATCACCTGATTCAGATTGTAGGAGGCAAGCTGCATCCGCCTGCGGCTGGAAGGCTTGATCATGCGATGCTCCACGGCCAGCAGCAGCACCGAGACGGCAATTCCCGTCAAGTAGAGCCAGCCCAAACCTTGGATAAAGTAAAGGGAAAGCAGCAGCATGACCATAATCCCGTGCAGCATTCTGGAAATGAGCAGTCCGCCTTCGAATCCAAACGCGCGGGGAATGCTCCATAAGCCGGTGCTGCGATCGAATTCGATATCCTGCGTGGCGTAGATGATATCAAATCCCGCAATCCACAGCATCACGACCGTGCCGATGATAAACGGAATGAAGGCCAACTCCCCCGTTACGGCAAACCATGCCCCGATCGGAGCCGAAGCGATCGTAAAGCCCAGGTACAGATGGCACAGCCAGGTGAAGCGCTTGGTGTACGAGTACGTGCAGATCAGCACAATCGCTGCCGGTGATAGCACCAAGCAGAGCGGATTCAGCATGCCGGCCGCGAGAATAAAGACGGCAAAGTTAACGACCACAAATACGTACACCTCGCGAGGCAGCAGAAGCTTTCTTGGCATATGGCGGTCCGCCGTTCTCGGGTTGGCCGCGTCGAACTTCAAATCGACGACGCGATTGAAGGCATTGGCCCCGTTGCGGGCGGCCACCAGCGCAATCAACGACCACAGCACGACATGCCATGACGGCACGCCGCCGGCGGCCCAGACCATGGATATGATCGCAAAGGGCAGCGAGAACAGCGTGTGGGAGAACATCACCAGTTCTCCGAACATTTTGGTCTTATGAACGACTTTATACATCATCTGCATCCGGATCCAACCTCATTCGTTTATGTTTGGGATAACCCTGCCAGCACCTTATCCAAGGCACGGAGCATCGCTTCGATCCCTTCCTCCGGGATGATCATGGCGGGCTGAAAGGCCAGCACGTTTCGGCCCACCCCATTTTTACCGATAATAAAGCCTTCATCCTTCATGCGCTCCAGAATAATATCCGTCCGTGCTGCGCTCTCCTCGTCGGTCGCACCCCGGATTTCGGCTCCGGCCATAAACCCTTTGCCTCGGACATCGGCGATAAGCTCGTATCGGCCCTGCAGCTCCCTCAAGCCCTCGATGAGCCGCCCGCCAACGCGCAGAGAACGTTCGACCAAGCCTTCCTGCTCGATGTAATCCAATACGGCAAGCGCCGTGGCGGATGATACCGGATTGCCGCCAAAGGTCGAGGCGGAGGGCCGATTCAGACTGGCGGCGATCTCATCCGTCGTGCAGAACGCGCCGATCGGCACGCCATTGCCCAAGGCCTTCGCCATGGTGAGAATATCGGGCACGATGCCGTAATGCTCGATCGCGAACATGCGTCCGGTGCGGCCGCAGCCTGTCTGGATTTCGTCGGCAATCAGGAGAATGCCGTGCTCCTCCAGCATCGCCTTCAGCTCGCGGAAATACCAATCCGGCGGCGCGATCATTCCCCCGTTGCCTTGGATCGGCTCTACGATCATGGCAGCAAAGCTGTCTCCCTTCGCAGCGAGCACGCTCGCCAAGGCATCCAGGGAGCGGCGGGCAGCGGCATCCTGGTCCATGCCGGGATCATAAGGTCGCGGAATAAACGCAGCCACGTCCTCATCCAGGAAATCGTCGGCACGCCACATCGGAATGCCGGTCACGTTCATGGTCAGGAAGGTGCGGCCATGAAGGCCGTATTCCAGCGCAAGAAAATTGCGGCGTTTCGTATGCAGACGCGCAACAAGCAGTGCGCCTTCATTCGCCTCGGAGCCGCTGTTCACAAAGAACGTTCGCTTTAGGTTGCCGGGCAAAACGCCGTTTGCCAACCTCTCCGCCAGGTCCACCATCGGCTGGGTGAGGTAAATGGTTGACGTATGCTGCAGCGTCTGCAGCTGTTCAATCGTTCTTGCGGTAATAGCTTCATTGCAGTGGCCGCAGGCGACAACCGACACCCCCGTGAAGAAGTCGATATACGCTTTGCCATCATGGCCGTAAAGTTTATGCATCTTGCCGCTGACAATCTGGGGCGGTTCGCTATAGAAATGCGCCGTGCAAGGATAGCCGTACCGCAGGCGCTTGGCAGCGACGGCTTCCGGACCGGTATGCGTATGGCCTTCATGTTTCATGGATGCTCCTCCTCTTTCGATTATTTCCGTTTTTCCATGTTCGGTGAAAAGAGACTGAGGACAACGGCGCCTCGCATCGGATCATCTTCCTGCCCCGTCTCTATGCGGATATCATGCTTCCGTCAGCTCCAGTTCCAGGGAATGGCCGAATTGGAGCGAACCGAGCGTGAACCCGGCGTATACCGGTGCCATGCTTT
Proteins encoded:
- a CDS encoding copper amine oxidase N-terminal domain-containing protein, which codes for MKKKISLLAIAFLFLFASAAQAAPAKDQGKIRVYLDNREIQFAAAPIMKNGVTFVQFRPLFQALDYKVHWNGANKQVTGTYLDQKLQMTIGQKTAYVNGAKTTLQIAPFTQGGNTLVPLRFVAEATGLPVKWDSKARTVKIDREGANAKAEDEVKKLYHIIEEAGSAKKLDEVMSVFHPESPVLAEVKQNYQDQFKNDKHVSADVWDVAVAGTSIHAYTSVSLDRIGGPFAWDVTLHYENLLKKDASGAWKIYDLNLYETEYFLGDKLLEARPVVPEAEQKAIVESIDIQYKGFNEENGPLLMSVIHPDSVFHEMFQTSIEEGIFDEVNFNLKSEELRTVFFQGEDAVVYAEESDDADGETIYSTSLYWLKRTEGKWLIYDVLELE
- a CDS encoding DUF4179 domain-containing protein codes for the protein MYEKEERMLNEMNRDAEIYTAVVSDEALEAAVRSGMRRGRGMQRSRKRMAAFSSVIATVAAALLFVVWGGDGGIVEPKEQMAAQGPYPPLTGFDLGEDITLNTANQHGMIQPVNQSVTRGDYTITLNGILVGSQQMEVFYTIQNDAEYHADLKRVEMKRKGSSQSLPYSIGSSGGTQIKPGQTFRSRSDIHMGENQFVPEEMTLSFSIAPYTTNTVHQSSAEGEQVLDIDVSVDMETVQKFTRTIPLNKMLQIESQRFYLKEAVLSPAGIVLKANIPSTNTMKVSGLWDVYLETAVNGEQIRLNSDSAFLPGAGGGDMTYFFDSNILENPESITLKASGFQAVDPSEMKLVVDTDKKEILRAPDGDLRFGAYTGHTLTLEYEERADRHMGSVSIEPEFVDGEGNKHTINEDAGGLSSSSRSSSDTGKSLITQYIHLKPGDYPQPLTFTLSSYPGVMEQAFEVPIR
- a CDS encoding sigma-70 family RNA polymerase sigma factor; this translates as MLETKELAAAACRGDEEAFYALVTEYRRRLYGIAYSYLHNESDALEALQETVCRAWMKCRKLKHPEAFVPWLIRILINCCVDEQKRKKRMLPVEEVRSRETAAEMVSDSKLDLERALSRMKPKYRHVLILKYYQDMTISDIAHILDVPEGTVKTRLHQGLKLLRQKIEPGGAVFHV
- a CDS encoding MBL fold metallo-hydrolase, giving the protein MLKTTIEQVTQISFLPRLFPINVYLVEESDGVTLIDAGMSFSQKGILQAAADIGKPIKRIVLTHAHGDHVGALDGLKKELPNASVCISRRDALLLKGNAELQPGEPQTPIRGDIPKNISTVPDVLLEDGDSIGSLKAIATPGHTPGHMAFLDERSGILIAGDAWQTRGGLAVSGVMKPWFPFPAMATWSKEQALESAGVLTALKPAVLAVGHGRMLRNPAGAMQQAVAEAESSFRRNAR
- a CDS encoding TetR/AcrR family transcriptional regulator, whose translation is MSPRPGIDRLQLLQTAAELADREGLHAVTLAALAAKLGVRSPSLYNHVDGLSGLHAALMRHGLQTLHDQLLKAVAGRSGEDALRLVCLTYVNFARTHPGLYEAALQPVRPEEQETQRVGNQIVELLLQILAPYQLSEAEALHAVRTLRSLCHGFSSLERAGQFAMDLSVDDSLDFMIRSFVTGLHLQDGRR
- a CDS encoding cytochrome c biogenesis protein CcdC, with protein sequence MVNFDSPILQIGSTIAMLVMALAVIFIRMKASNRPVTVKKIIIPPVAMSTGFLMFVEPQVRIPLWWAGIAFLVGWFIFSYPLIRSTKFEKVDGQIFMQRSKSFVYILLGLLAVRLLLHGYIEQHISIPQTAALFFMLAYGMIVHWRISMYRQYQQFMTPEAAI
- a CDS encoding NADP-dependent oxidoreductase — translated: MSVNERILLAKRPQGMPEESDFTFEEQPLPVPQAGEVLVRTVYLSVDPYMRGRMSDAKSYAKPYEVGQVIAGGAVGQVMESTDPTYREGDFVAGTWGWQRFAAVRTGTLRKVNPDLAPVSTALGVLGMTGLTAYFGLLDIGQPKEGETVVVSGAAGAVGMIVGQIAKIKGARVVGIAGSDEKTGYLTGKLGFDVAINYRTEDVASALAEACPGGVDVYFDNVGGEVSDAVLRLINKNARIPICGQIALYNLEKPDTGPRIQSLLLTNTALMKGFLVGDYASRYNEALQELAEWLRDGKIQYTENIVDGFDKTIEAFLGLFSGENLGKQLVKVSEEQS
- a CDS encoding metal-sensitive transcriptional regulator, which codes for MQYDDQMKNRIKRIEGQLRGILKMMEENKDCREVITQLSASRTAIDRTIGVVVSSNLVDCVRKAEANGEDTEKLVQDAVNLLVKSR
- a CDS encoding alpha-glycosidase, whose protein sequence is MFLEAIYHRPRKNWSYAYNGTTIHLRIRTKKDDLTEVYALAGDKYLWDQTMEYIPMTKLSSDEMFDYWECEATPPYRRLKYGFLLQQGDEKRWMTEYDFLTEPPANPDRLFEYPFINPDDVFHPPAWVKDAIFYQIFPERFANGDTSNDPEGALPWGSAEPTPKNFFGGDLQGVIDHLDHLSELGVNAIYFTPLFTATTNHKYDTEDYMEIDPQFGDKDTLKKLVDLCHARGIRVLLDAVFNHSGRTFAPFVDVQKNGLNSKYKDWFYVRSLPLEVVDGIPTYDTFAFEPLMPKLNTENPEVRAYLLKAAEYWIKETGIDGWRLDVANEVGHSFWREFRQVVKKANPDAYILGEVWHESSIWLEGDQFDAVMNYPFTNAVLDFFINRTADAEKFSFMLGKQLAGYPRQASEVMFNLLDSHDTARLLTQANGDKRLMKLAAMFQFTYFGTPCIYYGDEIGMDGGHDPGCRKCMEWDESKHDKDLFHFYQTLIKLRKEHSALRTGTFKFLKAEKNGGKIAYLREDDNETILIAVNNDKAGNTMTLPVLDRQWTNLWNGEGLSAKQGQLTVKLPAYGFTILKAGQ